In a genomic window of Quercus lobata isolate SW786 chromosome 4, ValleyOak3.0 Primary Assembly, whole genome shotgun sequence:
- the LOC115983537 gene encoding UPF0481 protein At3g47200-like, protein MDPDQLIIDITQTYEPDKHKCFIYKVPPELRKVNHDAYTPMLISVGPFHHGDEKLKNMEKLKLRYFKDACRRTKKSPEELARCIGKNEETIRHYYADSFDISPKDFIALILLDSIFIIEHLWRTKRTSLKSCSSNGTSSPQIEGCFLDEQNPRLSYSIFQDLILLENQVPFFVLEDLYNSAYGDLPDQHTTFQQNCHKDEDKSFHKLVLDYFLHFWEDFGLNRSSYDCEKMLPGKDMQIRHFIDFLRYLLLPCKCAPKCGKSIKRLPCATKLAEAGVEFREVPDRFFHDIKFQKSCLLEKCPCLNLSWLLSCFPCFKCLENMQPILEIPSFTVGDATERVIRNVMAFEQCHYLGEAYICNYIVLLDHLINTAEDVDLLVEKKVLVNWLGSNKAVAILINRLSQQIVEGNRSRYHDLSKQLNGHYENCWNKLMASFTSLYFRDFWRGTATVAGILLLFFAFMNFLRPFVFSHR, encoded by the coding sequence ATGGATCCTGATCAGTTGATTATAGACATTACACAAACGTACGAGCCCGACAAGCACAAGTGTTTCATCTACAAGGTTCCCCCGGAACTCCGCAAAGTAAATCATGATGCCTACACTCCAATGCTAATTTCAGTTGGCCCATTTCATCACGGAGAcgaaaaattgaagaacatgGAAAAACTGAAACTGAGATATTTCAAGGATGCCTGTCGTCGAACCAAGAAAAGCCCGGAGGAGCTTGCAAGATGCATTGGAAAAAACGAAGAAACTATTCGTCATTATTATGCGGATAGTTTTGATATCAGCCCTAAAGATTTCATTGCTCTAATTCTTTTGGATTCTATTTTTATCATTGAGCACTTGTGGAGGACTAAGCGAACCTCGCTAAAGAGTtgtagctcaaatggcacttcctctCCTCAAATAGAAGGATGCTTCCTAGACGAGCAAAACCCAAGGCTAAGCTACTCTATCTTTCAGGACTTGATATTACTTGAGAATCAGGTTCCATTTTTTGTTCTCGAGGACTTGTATAATTCTGCCTATGGTGACCTTCCTGATCAACATACAACATTCCAGCAAAATTGTCACAAAGATGAGGATAAGTCCTTTCATAAGCTTGTCCTTGattactttttacatttttgggaAGATTTCGGTTTAAATCGCTCTTCTTATGATTGCGAGAAAATGTTGCCTGGTAAGGACATGCAAATCAGacattttattgatttcctGAGATATCTTCTCCTTCCATGCAAATGCGCTCCGAAATGTGGTAAAAGTATTAAACGTCTACCTTGTGCAACAAAGTTGGCTGAGGCAGGAGTGGAATTTAGAGAAGTCCCAGATAGATTCTTCCATGATATTAAGTTTCAGAAGAGTTGCTTATTGGAGAAATGTCCATGTTTAAATTTGTCCTGGCTCTTGAGTTGCTTTCCATGCTTCAAATGCTTGGAGAACATGCAGCCTATCTTGGAAATCCCATCCTTTACAGTAGGGGATGCAACTGAACGTGTCATCAGAAACGTCATGGCCTTTGAGCAATGTCATTATCTAGGGGAAGCTTACATCTGTAATTATATTGTGCTATTAGATCATCTTATAAACACTGCAGAAGATGTGGATTTGCTTGTTGAGAAAAAGGTTCTTGTTAACTGGCTAGGTAGCAATAAGGCAGTGGCAATTCTGATCAACAGACTTTCCCAACAAATTGTAGAAGGTAATCGTTCCCGTTACCATGATCTCAGTAAACAACTTAATGGACACTATGAGAATTGTTGGAACAAACTTATGGCATCCTTCACAAGTCTCTATTTCCGTGATTTTTGGAGAGGCACCGCAACTGTTGCTGGAATTTTGCTCCTATTTTTCGCCTTTATGAATTTCCTTAGGCCTTTTGTCTTCTCTCACCGCTGA
- the LOC115985060 gene encoding uncharacterized protein LOC115985060 has translation MATSEKGPLFIKSIDGTKEYKDKHFIADLFLKVIGEVGHQHVVQIIIDNASVMKAVGSIVEAEYPHIFWSPCVVHTLNLALRNICAPKNSLQNEVAYNEYNLIAQVSDEATFICIFITNHFMRLAIFNSYSPLKLLAVAETRFASIIIMLTRLFQVKHNLRNMVISEEWMSYGEDDVGKAQTMRDYVLNDLWWDKVAYILRFIGPIYEMLRVADTDAPILHKVYEMWDSMIENVKKEIYRHEGKEDYEESPFYDVVHNILIKRWTKNCTPLHCLAHSLNPKYYTNQWIEEVKGRVVPHKDAEISAERNKCLKRIFPDPDDRKNINMEFGLFSGIKAYDDDNMEDRRRPKYTTGESKKWDIGGDNWDEPFGGPRLLEIAYLTLDEPEMETSIVENDDHVDDDDVVVL, from the exons ATGGCTACATCAGAGAAAGGGCCACTTTTTATCAAATCCATTGATGGTACCAAAGAATACAAAGACAAGCACTTCATTGCTGACTTGTTTCTAAAGGTCATTGGTGAGGTTGGGCATCAACATGTTGTCcaaattattattgataatgCATCTGTTATGAAGGCTGTAGGATCTATTGTTGAAGCTGAATATCCTCATATATTTTGGTCACCTTGTGTTGTGCATACCCTCAATTTGGCCTTGAGGAATATATGTGCACCTAAAAACTCTTTGCAGAATGAGGTTGCATATAATGAATATAACTTGATTGCACAAGTTTCAGATGAGGCAACTTTCATTTGTATTTTCATCACAAATCATTTTATGAGATTAGcaatttttaattcatattcCCCTTTGAAGTTACTTGCTGTTGCTGAAACACGATTTGCTTCAATAATCATCATGCTTACAAGATTGTTTCAAGTAAAACATAATCTTCGAAATATGGTCATTAGTGAGGAATGGATGTCATATGGAGAAGATGATGTAGGCAAAGCTCAAACTATGAGGGATTATGTTTTGAATGATTTGTGGTGGGACAAGGTTGCATATATTCTGAGATTCATAGGACCTATTTATGAGATGCTTCGAGTGGCTGACACGGATGCACCTATTCTCCATAAGGTGTATGaaatgtgggattccatgatagaaaatgtgaagaaagaaatataCCGGCATGAAGGCAAGGAAGACTATGAGGAGTCTCCATTCTATGATGTGGTACACAATATACTCATTAAACGGTGGACTAAAAATTGCACACCACTTCATTGCCTAGCCCACTCCTTGAATCCGAA GTATTACACTAATCAATGGATTGAGGAAGTCAAAGGCCGTGTTGTGCCACATAAGGATGCTGAAATTTCAGCGGAGAGAAACAAGTGCCTCAAAAGGATCTTTCCTGATCCTGATGATAGGAAGAATATTAATATGGAGTTTGGTTTGTTTTCAGGAATTAAGGCTTATGATGATGATAACATGGAGGATAG GAGGAGGCCCAAGTACACTACAGGAGAATCCAAGAAGTGGGACATTGGTGGAGATAATTGGGATGAACCATTTGGAGGACCTAGGTTGCTCGAGATTGCTTATCTCACACTAGATGAGCCAGAGATGGAGACAAGTATTGTTGAGAATGATGAccatgttgatgatgatgatgttgttgttcTATGA